One stretch of Proteiniborus sp. DW1 DNA includes these proteins:
- the rplU gene encoding 50S ribosomal protein L21, with translation MYAVIETGGKQYRVQEGDVLFIEKVAGNEGESLSFDKVLLVSNGEEVKVGKPYVDGVSVTGNIVEHGKAKKIIVYKFKRKKDYRKKQGHRQPYTKVRIEKING, from the coding sequence ATGTACGCAGTTATTGAAACTGGTGGAAAGCAATATAGAGTTCAAGAAGGAGATGTTCTCTTCATTGAAAAAGTTGCTGGAAACGAAGGTGAATCTTTAAGCTTTGATAAAGTACTTCTGGTTTCTAATGGAGAAGAAGTAAAAGTAGGTAAGCCTTATGTAGATGGTGTATCTGTAACAGGAAACATTGTTGAACATGGTAAGGCAAAAAAGATTATTGTTTATAAGTTTAAAAGAAAGAAAGATTACAGAAAGAAACAAGGACATCGTCAACCATATACAAAGGTTAGAATAGAAAAGATTAATGGATAG
- the minD gene encoding septum site-determining protein MinD, producing MGEVIVVTSGKGGVGKTTTTANIGTGLAMAGKKVAIVDADIGLRNLDVVMGLENRIVYDIVDVVEKVCRLKQGLIKDKRYDGLFLLPAAQTKDKNAVNPSQMLELCNELREMFDYVIIDCPAGIEQGFQNAIAGADRALVVTTPEISAVRDADRIIGLLEAKGLHNPKLIVNRIRPDMVKKGDMMNIDDMTDILAIDLIGVVPDDEAIVISTNKGEPVVIDDKSLAGQAYRNIAKRIMGEEVALLELDVDEGVFSKLRKLIFGK from the coding sequence ATGGGTGAAGTTATTGTTGTAACATCGGGAAAAGGTGGAGTAGGTAAGACTACTACCACAGCAAATATTGGAACAGGTCTAGCAATGGCAGGCAAAAAGGTTGCCATAGTAGATGCTGATATTGGACTAAGAAATCTTGATGTTGTTATGGGGCTTGAAAATAGAATAGTATATGATATTGTTGATGTTGTCGAAAAGGTATGTAGATTAAAGCAAGGACTTATAAAGGATAAAAGATATGATGGATTGTTTCTTTTACCTGCTGCACAAACAAAGGACAAAAATGCGGTTAACCCTTCACAAATGCTTGAATTATGTAATGAATTAAGAGAAATGTTTGATTATGTAATTATTGATTGTCCCGCAGGCATAGAACAAGGATTTCAAAATGCTATAGCTGGTGCGGATAGGGCTTTAGTAGTTACTACTCCAGAAATATCAGCTGTAAGAGATGCAGATAGAATAATTGGTTTACTAGAAGCAAAAGGTCTACATAATCCTAAATTGATAGTTAATAGAATAAGACCTGATATGGTAAAAAAAGGCGACATGATGAACATTGATGATATGACTGATATTTTAGCCATAGATTTAATTGGAGTAGTGCCTGATGATGAGGCAATTGTAATTTCCACTAATAAAGGAGAGCCAGTAGTTATTGATGATAAAAGTCTTGCTGGACAGGCCTACAGAAATATAGCTAAAAGAATAATGGGAGAAGAAGTAGCCTTATTAGAATTAGACGTAGATGAAGGAGTCTTTAGCAAGTTAAGGAAATTAATATTTGGTAAATAA
- the minC gene encoding septum site-determining protein MinC has product MSQSLVTFKGNQDGIYIFVKEGNFQKIKEQLESNLNKAGSFFKGAKVVSIKGKKLSDEEKEELKGIIINKYGIDVDEADKTEKKADNIESSQVQFFDGIEEGYTRFVRATVRSGQTVESEGNLVVIGDVNPGGIVMAKGNIVILGALRGMAHAGCDGNKEAIVVAFYLLPTQLRIANIIARKPDGEVELSKWPEIARVKDDAVLIETYLPKNK; this is encoded by the coding sequence ATGAGTCAGAGCTTAGTTACATTTAAAGGGAATCAGGATGGTATATATATTTTTGTTAAGGAAGGAAATTTTCAAAAAATAAAAGAACAGCTAGAAAGCAATCTTAATAAAGCAGGCTCATTTTTTAAAGGAGCTAAAGTAGTAAGTATTAAAGGAAAAAAACTATCTGATGAGGAAAAGGAGGAACTTAAAGGTATAATAATCAATAAATATGGAATTGATGTAGATGAAGCTGATAAAACTGAAAAGAAGGCAGATAATATTGAATCGTCACAAGTTCAATTTTTTGATGGAATCGAAGAAGGGTATACAAGGTTTGTAAGAGCCACTGTCAGATCTGGCCAAACTGTAGAATCTGAAGGTAACTTAGTTGTAATAGGTGATGTAAATCCCGGCGGAATTGTCATGGCAAAAGGCAATATAGTTATTCTTGGGGCCTTAAGAGGCATGGCTCATGCAGGCTGTGATGGTAATAAGGAAGCTATAGTAGTAGCCTTTTATTTACTTCCTACACAGCTAAGGATAGCAAATATCATTGCTAGGAAGCCTGATGGAGAAGTAGAGCTATCAAAATGGCCAGAAATCGCAAGGGTGAAAGACGATGCAGTTCTCATAGAAACTTATCTACCTAAAAATAAATAA
- a CDS encoding Rne/Rng family ribonuclease, whose amino-acid sequence MNQIVIDVGLQENRVAILENSELVELYIEEDDNKRTVGNIYKGRVVNVLPGMQAAFVDIGLEKNAFLYVKDAIPKEMLANKKINLKDISIKDVVKSGQDIIVQVIKEPFGNKGARVTTQITIPGRHIVLMPYTDYIGVSRRISDEAERDRLRKIIESIKPANMGVILRTASEGLELEDFKDDIKFLLRVLNKIDGERNLGFAPRVMYKDLDLIHRTVRDLFTRNVQKLIINSRDEYKSIVELVDMISPQLKSRVEYFDSSHDIFGYFGIEQAINKALDRKVWLKSGGYIVIDETEALTSIDVNTGKYIGSINLEDTVLRTNIEAAKEIAKQLRLRNIGGIIIIDFIDMNNELHEKDVLNVLESELKKDRTKSTVLGMTKLGLVEMTRKKVRSRLTTNLLKDCPYCNGTGKVYLERTVLSLLNKEVKRLKLHTSAEAAILEVNPHIESYLKGNNNYFINKIEEKYGIKIFIKPNEAIHHNEIKVKNIGRIEFIKGILG is encoded by the coding sequence ATGAATCAAATAGTAATTGACGTGGGTTTACAAGAAAACAGAGTAGCAATTCTAGAAAATTCTGAACTAGTGGAGCTATATATAGAAGAAGATGATAATAAAAGAACTGTTGGCAATATATACAAAGGCAGAGTTGTCAATGTATTACCAGGTATGCAGGCAGCTTTTGTTGATATAGGCTTAGAAAAAAATGCTTTTCTTTATGTAAAAGATGCGATTCCTAAAGAGATGTTAGCAAACAAAAAAATTAATCTTAAGGATATCTCTATTAAAGATGTAGTTAAATCTGGACAAGATATAATTGTACAGGTCATAAAGGAGCCCTTTGGCAATAAAGGGGCAAGAGTGACTACCCAAATAACAATACCAGGTCGACATATTGTGCTAATGCCTTATACCGACTATATTGGTGTGTCAAGGCGAATAAGTGATGAAGCAGAAAGAGATAGACTAAGAAAAATTATAGAAAGTATCAAGCCTGCCAATATGGGGGTGATATTAAGAACTGCAAGCGAGGGGTTAGAGCTAGAAGACTTTAAAGATGATATAAAATTTCTATTGAGGGTTTTGAACAAAATTGACGGTGAAAGAAATCTGGGTTTTGCTCCAAGAGTAATGTATAAAGATCTTGACTTGATACATAGAACAGTGAGAGATTTATTTACAAGAAATGTTCAAAAATTGATAATTAATAGTAGAGATGAATATAAGAGTATAGTTGAGTTAGTAGATATGATATCTCCTCAATTGAAATCTAGGGTTGAATATTTTGATTCTAGTCATGATATATTTGGCTACTTTGGGATTGAGCAAGCAATTAATAAAGCTTTAGATAGAAAGGTTTGGTTAAAAAGTGGAGGGTATATAGTTATAGACGAAACAGAAGCTCTTACTTCCATAGATGTGAATACAGGCAAATATATAGGGAGTATTAATTTAGAAGATACAGTACTTAGAACAAATATAGAAGCAGCTAAGGAAATTGCAAAGCAGCTAAGACTAAGAAATATAGGTGGTATAATAATCATTGACTTTATTGATATGAATAATGAATTACACGAAAAAGATGTTTTAAATGTATTAGAAAGTGAACTCAAGAAGGACAGAACAAAGTCAACTGTTCTAGGGATGACTAAGCTAGGATTAGTAGAGATGACAAGGAAAAAAGTAAGAAGCAGGTTAACCACTAACTTATTAAAGGATTGTCCTTATTGTAATGGTACAGGCAAGGTATATTTGGAAAGAACAGTCCTTAGCCTACTAAATAAGGAGGTAAAAAGACTTAAACTGCATACTAGTGCAGAGGCAGCTATTTTAGAAGTGAATCCTCATATAGAGTCCTATTTAAAGGGTAATAATAATTATTTCATTAATAAAATTGAAGAGAAATATGGTATAAAAATATTTATTAAACCTAATGAAGCTATCCATCATAATGAGATAAAAGTGAAGAATATCGGTAGGATAGAATTTATTAAAGGAATTTTAGGTTAA
- the mgsA gene encoding methylglyoxal synthase — translation MNIALIAHDNKKKQLVNFSVAYKHILEKHHLYATGTTGKLIIEATGLEIERMMSGPLGGDQQIGSKVASNEMDLIIFLRDPLTAQPHEPDVQALLRLSDVHAIPIATNIATAELLIKALERGDMHWREIIRQSETYNNID, via the coding sequence ATGAATATTGCTTTAATTGCTCATGATAATAAAAAAAAGCAACTTGTTAATTTTTCAGTTGCATATAAACATATTCTTGAAAAACATCATCTCTATGCTACAGGAACTACTGGTAAGTTAATAATAGAAGCTACAGGTCTAGAGATAGAACGTATGATGTCAGGTCCTTTAGGTGGTGACCAACAAATTGGTTCTAAAGTAGCAAGTAATGAAATGGATCTTATTATATTTTTAAGAGATCCTTTAACTGCTCAGCCTCATGAACCAGACGTTCAGGCACTACTTAGACTCAGTGATGTTCATGCTATTCCTATTGCTACAAATATCGCCACTGCAGAGCTTTTGATAAAAGCTCTTGAAAGAGGAGATATGCATTGGAGAGAGATAATTAGACAATCTGAAACGTACAATAACATAGACTAG
- a CDS encoding TIGR03936 family radical SAM-associated protein, whose amino-acid sequence MKIRAKFTKKDELRYISHLDLMRLFQRAFRRANIPVKYSEGYNPHPQFSLATALALGVSSDGEYMDVELGSYIEPEDFKQKLNTILPNGIKILKAVSTDDKESIVSLIRWATYIIGFKTKEKLTTEEITSEIDSFLNKEEIILTKEKKKGNKITVKQNNIRERIKDLFLLSNEKDIIVLKTTLMTGSQGNLKPEEMIGLLEEHTKIAMEEDSLKLHRLELFIEKDGTISLPI is encoded by the coding sequence ATGAAGATAAGAGCTAAGTTTACAAAAAAAGATGAATTAAGATATATTTCTCACCTTGATTTAATGAGGCTTTTTCAAAGAGCTTTTAGGCGTGCCAATATTCCAGTTAAGTATAGTGAGGGCTATAATCCACACCCTCAATTTTCTTTAGCTACAGCTCTAGCTCTAGGAGTGTCTAGCGATGGAGAATATATGGATGTTGAATTAGGTTCATATATTGAACCAGAGGATTTTAAACAGAAATTGAATACTATACTGCCAAATGGGATAAAAATATTAAAAGCTGTATCTACAGATGATAAGGAGTCTATAGTATCTCTGATAAGATGGGCTACTTATATTATTGGATTTAAGACTAAAGAAAAACTGACAACAGAAGAGATTACAAGTGAAATAGATAGTTTTTTAAATAAAGAAGAGATAATATTAACAAAAGAAAAAAAGAAAGGTAACAAAATAACTGTAAAGCAAAACAATATTAGAGAGAGAATTAAAGATCTATTTCTTCTATCAAATGAGAAAGATATAATTGTACTAAAGACGACCTTAATGACTGGTAGCCAAGGGAACTTAAAACCAGAAGAGATGATAGGATTACTTGAAGAGCATACAAAAATAGCTATGGAAGAAGATAGCTTAAAGCTACATAGATTAGAGTTATTTATTGAAAAAGATGGTACTATTTCTTTGCCAATATGA
- the yhbY gene encoding ribosome assembly RNA-binding protein YhbY: protein MISGKQRSYLKSLANKIEPIFQIGKNGITESLLKQLDEALEAREIIKINVLNNSLLEAKDVALEVTEKLNAEFVQSIGNKFVIYRESKENKRIELPN from the coding sequence TTGATAAGTGGAAAACAAAGAAGTTATTTAAAGTCTTTAGCCAATAAAATTGAACCAATTTTTCAGATAGGCAAAAACGGTATAACAGAAAGCCTTCTTAAACAGTTAGATGAAGCTCTTGAAGCTAGAGAAATTATTAAAATTAATGTACTAAATAATAGTTTATTAGAGGCAAAAGATGTAGCGCTCGAAGTAACTGAGAAGTTAAATGCTGAGTTTGTTCAAAGTATAGGTAATAAGTTTGTTATTTATAGAGAGTCAAAGGAAAATAAAAGGATTGAGTTGCCTAATTAA
- the minE gene encoding cell division topological specificity factor MinE, with amino-acid sequence MDIFKFFSKSEDKSKNVAKERLKLVLIHDRANISPHFLEILKGDIIRVISDYMVIDEEGLDIKLTRTRRESDNTPIPALIANIPILKMKEQSLK; translated from the coding sequence TTGGATATATTCAAATTTTTTAGTAAAAGTGAAGATAAAAGTAAGAACGTAGCAAAAGAAAGACTAAAGTTAGTTTTAATCCATGACAGAGCAAATATTTCTCCTCACTTTTTAGAAATTCTAAAAGGGGACATAATAAGAGTAATATCTGATTACATGGTTATTGATGAGGAAGGCTTAGACATTAAATTAACAAGAACCAGAAGAGAAAGTGACAACACACCTATACCAGCCTTAATTGCTAATATACCAATACTGAAGATGAAGGAACAATCATTAAAATAA
- a CDS encoding ribosomal-processing cysteine protease Prp, with translation MTKITILRNTDGSIVEYEIKGHTGYGAYGEDILCASISILSQTALISLNEVCGIKEKDISYKIDDKKGYLKVSLPLELPMEQREKADIVLRTMEVGLKGLVDIYPDYVTLKYREV, from the coding sequence ATGACGAAAATAACTATACTAAGAAATACAGATGGCAGTATAGTAGAATATGAGATTAAGGGACATACTGGTTATGGAGCATATGGTGAAGATATATTATGTGCATCCATATCTATTTTAAGTCAGACTGCTCTTATTTCATTAAATGAAGTATGCGGCATAAAAGAGAAGGACATATCTTATAAAATAGATGATAAAAAAGGATATTTGAAGGTATCCTTACCCCTTGAACTTCCGATGGAGCAAAGGGAAAAAGCAGATATAGTTTTAAGGACTATGGAAGTAGGATTAAAAGGATTGGTTGATATCTATCCTGACTATGTAACTCTCAAATATAGGGAGGTGTAA
- a CDS encoding Spo0B domain-containing protein: MILLSLFGIVAFFLLLFKLKHDGYESRKELEFNFVKKTKYLLKEQRHDYMNMLQIIYGYLQLNKRDLAIEQIKKSINSSYNSSKCFCISIFSIALLLEQKMKLGESKGIEIIYDVDSCVNSEIRDINYENKVIDYISKLFDFFFDCTYKVGQGSKLYINIYEDMDKIEFVFSGDIDERLFEQSSIGIDNIMKVDDGYEVVLHFNKTKDLLVGDSVFSVSNSY; this comes from the coding sequence TTGATTTTATTATCTTTATTTGGCATAGTAGCATTTTTTTTATTATTATTTAAGCTAAAACATGATGGATATGAATCAAGAAAAGAGTTAGAGTTTAATTTTGTAAAAAAGACAAAATATCTATTAAAGGAACAACGACATGATTATATGAATATGTTACAGATTATTTATGGATATTTACAGCTAAATAAGAGGGATTTAGCCATAGAGCAAATTAAAAAATCTATAAATTCATCATATAATTCCAGTAAGTGTTTCTGCATATCTATTTTTTCAATTGCTCTACTTTTAGAACAGAAAATGAAATTAGGCGAGAGTAAAGGAATAGAAATTATTTATGATGTAGATAGCTGTGTAAATAGTGAAATTAGAGATATAAATTATGAAAATAAAGTAATAGACTATATTTCAAAGCTATTTGATTTTTTCTTTGATTGTACATACAAAGTAGGCCAAGGTTCAAAGCTATATATAAATATTTATGAAGATATGGATAAAATTGAATTTGTTTTTAGTGGCGATATTGATGAAAGATTATTTGAACAAAGTAGTATAGGTATAGATAATATCATGAAAGTTGATGATGGATATGAAGTTGTGCTCCATTTTAATAAGACTAAAGACTTACTAGTAGGAGACTCTGTTTTTTCAGTTTCAAATAGTTATTAA
- the rpmA gene encoding 50S ribosomal protein L27, with the protein MIRLNLQLFASKKGVGSSKNGRDSEAKRLGVKRADGQFVPAGNILVRQRGTKIHPGLNVGRGGDDTLFAKIDGVVKFERKGKDRKQVSVYPVETLA; encoded by the coding sequence ATGATTAGATTAAACTTACAATTATTTGCGTCTAAAAAAGGAGTAGGTAGCTCTAAAAACGGTCGTGATAGTGAGGCCAAAAGATTAGGCGTTAAAAGAGCTGACGGACAATTTGTTCCAGCAGGTAATATACTAGTTAGACAAAGAGGAACAAAAATCCATCCAGGCTTAAATGTAGGTAGAGGTGGAGATGATACTCTATTTGCTAAAATCGATGGAGTTGTTAAATTTGAAAGAAAAGGTAAAGACAGAAAACAAGTAAGTGTTTACCCAGTAGAAACATTAGCATAA
- a CDS encoding TIGR03960 family B12-binding radical SAM protein: MLNKEQFEKILNKVEKPARYIGNELNIEKKNITEDTIRFAFAFPDVYEVGMSHMGMHILYSLLNSKEDIYCERVFAPWTDMEEEMRNNNLPLFALESKDFIKEFDFIGFTLQYEMSYTNIINMIDLAGLPIMAKNRKEDAPFVMAGGPCAYNPEPLAGIIDFFVIGEGEEVTLEIIEVYKQWKKSGKERKEYLEMIANIEGIYVPEFYSVDYNEDGTIKSFTPKEAKYPAKIKKRIIKNLDEAFFPEKLIVPFIETVHDRVMLEIFRGCTRGCRFCQAGVIYRPVRERSIDTLIDYARKLIEATGHEEISLSSLSTSDYSQILELVSRLMKEYKEKKVGLSLPSLRLDSFPLEVIEEIQKVRKTGLTFAPEAGTQRLRDVINKGITEEDLLKSTEEAFASGWSTVKLYFMIGLPTETSDDVMGIKSLAYKVKDIFFRMPKEQRKGNLKVTVSTSCFVPKPFTPFQWYPQDSIEMFNKKIGLLKSSIKDNKITYNHHDSRLSYLEAVLARGDRRLSQVLVNAWEKGCKFDGWADKFSFEKWIEAFEETGIDPDFYATRERSYDEVLPWDFIDVGVSKRYLISENEKAKKEELTHDCRKGCTGCGINKSFIGGVC; the protein is encoded by the coding sequence ATGTTAAATAAAGAGCAGTTTGAGAAGATTTTAAATAAAGTAGAAAAACCAGCTAGATATATTGGAAACGAACTAAATATAGAAAAAAAGAATATTACAGAGGACACTATTAGGTTTGCATTTGCTTTTCCAGATGTTTATGAGGTAGGAATGTCACACATGGGAATGCATATTCTATATAGTCTTTTAAATAGCAAGGAAGATATTTACTGTGAAAGAGTATTTGCACCTTGGACTGATATGGAAGAAGAAATGAGAAATAATAATCTTCCTCTATTTGCCTTAGAAAGCAAAGACTTTATTAAGGAATTTGATTTTATTGGGTTTACGCTTCAATATGAGATGAGCTATACCAATATAATTAACATGATTGATTTAGCGGGTTTACCTATAATGGCAAAGAATAGAAAAGAAGATGCCCCTTTTGTAATGGCTGGAGGACCTTGTGCATATAATCCAGAGCCATTAGCTGGGATTATAGACTTCTTTGTAATAGGAGAAGGAGAAGAAGTAACTTTAGAAATAATAGAGGTATATAAGCAGTGGAAAAAAAGCGGAAAAGAAAGAAAAGAATATTTAGAAATGATAGCTAATATTGAGGGGATATATGTACCTGAATTTTATAGTGTAGACTATAACGAAGATGGTACCATAAAATCTTTTACTCCTAAAGAAGCAAAATATCCAGCCAAGATTAAGAAAAGAATAATAAAAAATCTGGATGAGGCATTTTTCCCAGAGAAATTAATTGTTCCCTTTATTGAAACAGTTCATGATAGAGTTATGCTAGAGATATTCAGGGGTTGTACAAGAGGATGTAGATTTTGTCAAGCAGGAGTTATATATAGACCAGTAAGGGAAAGAAGTATTGATACATTAATTGATTATGCAAGAAAGCTAATAGAAGCTACAGGACACGAAGAAATTTCTCTCTCTTCTCTAAGTACTAGTGATTATTCACAGATACTTGAGTTAGTGAGCAGACTTATGAAAGAATACAAGGAGAAAAAGGTAGGCTTATCTTTGCCTTCTCTTAGACTAGATTCTTTTCCTTTAGAAGTAATAGAGGAGATTCAAAAGGTTAGAAAAACAGGTCTAACCTTTGCACCTGAGGCTGGTACTCAAAGACTAAGAGATGTAATAAATAAAGGAATTACAGAAGAAGATTTACTAAAGTCAACAGAAGAAGCCTTTGCTTCTGGTTGGTCAACAGTAAAGCTTTATTTTATGATAGGATTACCTACTGAAACATCTGATGATGTCATGGGAATAAAAAGTTTAGCCTATAAGGTAAAAGATATTTTCTTTAGAATGCCTAAAGAGCAGAGAAAAGGCAACTTAAAGGTTACAGTAAGTACCTCTTGTTTTGTTCCAAAGCCTTTTACACCTTTTCAATGGTATCCTCAAGATAGCATAGAGATGTTTAATAAGAAAATAGGATTACTAAAAAGTAGTATTAAAGATAATAAGATAACATATAATCACCATGATTCTAGGTTAAGCTATTTAGAAGCAGTTCTAGCAAGAGGAGACAGGCGACTATCACAGGTATTGGTTAACGCTTGGGAAAAAGGATGTAAATTTGATGGTTGGGCTGATAAATTTAGCTTTGAGAAATGGATCGAGGCCTTTGAGGAAACAGGTATAGATCCTGATTTTTATGCTACTAGAGAAAGGAGCTATGACGAAGTTCTTCCTTGGGATTTTATAGATGTGGGTGTTTCTAAGAGATATCTTATAAGCGAGAATGAAAAAGCTAAAAAAGAAGAGCTTACTCATGATTGTAGAAAAGGATGTACAGGTTGTGGTATAAATAAAAGCTTTATAGGTGGTGTTTGCTAA
- the obgE gene encoding GTPase ObgE, translated as MFIDVAKINVKAGNGGHGAVAFRREKYEPAGGPAGGDGGNGGNVILEVDSNIRTLMDFRYKKHYKAENGEDGKSKMQYGKKGQDLILKVPQGTIVRDAETNKIIADLTENGSRFVIAKGGRGGKGNMKFATSTRQAPRFAEGGSKGEELWIILELKLLADVGLVGFPNVGKSTLLSIVTDAKPKIADYHFTTLTPNLGVAELDGGRSYVIADIPGLIEGAHTGVGLGHDFLRHIERTRILVHLVDVSSREGRDPVDDFYKINEELKKYNPKLAEKPQIVVANKIDILGDGDGYQRLENEVSKLGYDIYAISAATGQGIKELENAIWNKLQEAPEPEVTDEIIDKNKIYELTDQKDEIIIRKEGNKYIVEGYQIEKLLNSTNFDDLDSVRYFQKVIKRKGVVDRLKALGINNEDIVDICGYEFEFFD; from the coding sequence ATGTTTATAGATGTTGCAAAAATAAACGTAAAAGCAGGAAATGGCGGACATGGAGCTGTTGCTTTTAGAAGAGAAAAATATGAGCCGGCTGGAGGTCCAGCAGGAGGAGATGGAGGAAACGGTGGTAATGTAATACTTGAAGTAGATAGTAACATTAGAACTCTTATGGACTTTAGGTATAAAAAACATTATAAGGCTGAAAATGGTGAAGATGGAAAGTCTAAAATGCAATATGGGAAAAAGGGACAGGATCTAATACTAAAAGTACCACAAGGAACTATTGTTAGAGATGCTGAAACCAATAAAATCATTGCAGACCTAACAGAAAATGGCTCGCGTTTTGTCATTGCAAAAGGAGGGCGTGGTGGAAAAGGAAATATGAAATTTGCCACATCTACAAGACAAGCGCCTAGGTTTGCTGAAGGAGGTTCAAAGGGAGAGGAATTATGGATCATATTAGAACTTAAGCTGTTAGCTGATGTTGGGTTAGTAGGATTTCCTAACGTAGGTAAATCGACTTTGTTATCCATAGTAACTGATGCTAAACCTAAAATTGCTGATTACCATTTTACTACTCTTACTCCAAATCTCGGGGTTGCAGAGCTTGATGGAGGAAGAAGCTATGTTATAGCTGATATACCTGGACTAATTGAGGGTGCACATACAGGAGTAGGCCTAGGTCATGATTTCCTTAGACATATAGAAAGAACAAGAATTTTAGTTCATTTAGTTGATGTATCATCACGTGAAGGAAGAGATCCAGTTGATGATTTTTATAAAATTAATGAAGAGCTTAAAAAATATAATCCTAAGCTAGCAGAAAAACCTCAAATTGTTGTAGCTAATAAAATTGACATTTTAGGAGATGGAGATGGATATCAAAGACTTGAAAATGAAGTAAGTAAGCTTGGCTATGATATATATGCCATATCTGCAGCTACTGGTCAAGGTATAAAGGAGCTTGAGAATGCCATTTGGAATAAGTTGCAAGAGGCCCCAGAGCCAGAAGTAACAGATGAAATAATAGATAAAAATAAAATATATGAATTGACAGATCAGAAGGATGAAATTATAATTAGAAAAGAAGGTAACAAATATATTGTAGAGGGATATCAAATAGAAAAGCTTCTTAACTCCACAAACTTTGATGATTTAGATTCAGTAAGATATTTTCAAAAAGTCATTAAAAGGAAAGGGGTCGTGGACAGGTTAAAGGCTTTAGGAATTAATAATGAAGATATCGTAGATATTTGTGGTTACGAATTTGAATTTTTTGATTAA
- a CDS encoding M50 family metallopeptidase, with product MNILRNNSISIKINIFMLATFILYSLFGYYMEIFVVVIAVLAHEIFHSIVAIKYGVKVKEIEIFPFGGIARFEQIEAISPKEEILICIAGPLSNLILVVIFRGLKQLYLDSYLIEYVININKLMFIINILPVFPLDGGKIVRAVLSLFMGYKFATIKLSYITYILCTILILYDILNGLMINGVYISLIAVFIIIAARKEREMAAFVFIKSITGKTTEIYKKKKMKVHVLVCMETLSIKEALDCFLPNKYHIFIIIKSNGETIGTITESQLLEGIYTHDFDITLGELLIRSKK from the coding sequence ATGAATATATTAAGGAATAATAGTATTAGTATTAAGATTAATATCTTTATGCTGGCTACATTCATCTTATACTCTTTATTTGGCTATTATATGGAGATTTTTGTTGTGGTTATTGCTGTTTTAGCGCATGAGATTTTTCATAGTATTGTTGCTATAAAGTATGGAGTTAAAGTTAAGGAAATAGAAATTTTTCCTTTTGGGGGAATAGCAAGATTCGAACAGATAGAAGCAATTTCTCCTAAAGAGGAAATACTTATTTGTATAGCTGGCCCCCTAAGTAATTTAATATTAGTAGTTATATTTAGAGGGTTAAAGCAATTGTATCTAGACAGTTATTTGATTGAATATGTAATAAATATTAATAAACTTATGTTTATAATAAATATTTTACCCGTGTTTCCACTAGACGGAGGAAAGATAGTTAGGGCTGTATTATCCTTATTTATGGGTTATAAATTTGCAACTATTAAGCTATCATATATTACATATATACTATGTACAATTCTTATACTCTATGATATATTAAATGGGTTAATGATTAATGGAGTATACATAAGTCTAATAGCAGTATTTATTATAATAGCTGCCAGAAAAGAAAGAGAAATGGCAGCTTTTGTTTTCATAAAATCTATTACCGGAAAAACAACTGAAATTTATAAGAAAAAGAAAATGAAGGTCCATGTTTTGGTGTGCATGGAAACACTTAGCATAAAAGAAGCTTTAGATTGTTTTTTGCCTAATAAATATCATATATTCATTATTATTAAAAGTAATGGAGAAACTATTGGTACTATAACTGAAAGTCAATTGCTAGAAGGAATATATACTCATGACTTTGATATTACATTAGGAGAACTATTAATAAGATCAAAAAAATGA